In one window of Kitasatospora sp. MMS16-BH015 DNA:
- a CDS encoding SDR family NAD(P)-dependent oxidoreductase: MTSTDLTDRIAVVTGAAHGIGAAVAAELTARGAKVVAVDLAPAVRAHREQGRVSAAVCGDVTDPATVRAALAAAEALGGPATVLVQAAYAGTPEPLDGQSEESWDRTVELVLSAARRFDRAFVQALATGRPPAAAIVHIASPHAFGAVPGFAAYAAAKAGLLALTRAAAVEWGPRGVRCNAVAPGFIPVERNRHVWTDPALGEAMLRASPLGRFGTAAEVARAVAFLASPESSFVNGACLPVDGGMTALLPEALLR; this comes from the coding sequence GTGACCAGCACCGACCTGACCGACCGCATCGCGGTGGTGACCGGCGCCGCCCACGGCATCGGCGCCGCCGTCGCGGCCGAACTGACCGCCCGGGGCGCGAAGGTCGTCGCCGTCGACCTCGCCCCGGCGGTCCGAGCACACCGCGAGCAGGGCCGGGTCTCCGCCGCCGTCTGCGGCGACGTGACCGACCCGGCCACGGTGCGGGCCGCCCTCGCGGCGGCCGAGGCGCTCGGCGGGCCGGCCACCGTCCTGGTCCAGGCGGCCTACGCGGGCACACCGGAGCCGCTGGACGGCCAGTCGGAGGAGAGCTGGGACCGGACGGTGGAACTCGTGCTCTCCGCTGCCCGGCGCTTCGACCGGGCCTTCGTGCAGGCCCTGGCCACAGGCCGGCCCCCGGCGGCGGCCATCGTGCACATCGCCTCCCCGCACGCCTTCGGTGCCGTGCCCGGCTTCGCCGCCTATGCGGCGGCGAAGGCCGGCCTGCTGGCCTTGACCCGGGCGGCGGCGGTGGAGTGGGGGCCGCGCGGGGTGCGGTGCAACGCGGTGGCGCCGGGCTTCATCCCGGTCGAACGGAACCGCCACGTCTGGACCGACCCGGCGCTGGGCGAGGCGATGCTGCGGGCCTCGCCGCTCGGGCGGTTCGGCACGGCGGCCGAAGTGGCCCGGGCCGTGGCCTTCCTGGCCTCGCCGGAGTCCTCCTTCGTCAACGGCGCCTGCCTGCCCGTGGACGGCGGGATGACCGCCCTGCTGCCCGAAGCCCTGCTCCGCTGA
- a CDS encoding triacylglycerol lipase yields the protein MRTKRVRAAVVPVLAAAGLLAAAGQPAGAAGGYPVDYHFATGFVAGFFGPGQAPPGANDWSCRPTAAHPDPVVLVHGTFENQNDNWHAAAPLLADNGYCVYAFNYGAAQGDPIQGTGPVAVSAGQLASFVDRVLAATGAAEVDLVGHSQGGMMPRYYLKYLGGAAKTARLVSLAGSHNGTTIDGITELGRQIGLLEPANAVLDLACRACVEQEVGSPFLADLNAGGETVPGVEYTAITTRFDEVVTPYTNALLPAAPNVTDITLQDQCALDASDHLEIAADPIAMTDVLNALDPAHPRPIPCQVVLPVTGPLL from the coding sequence ATGCGAACGAAGCGTGTGCGCGCGGCCGTGGTGCCGGTGCTCGCGGCGGCCGGCCTGCTGGCCGCCGCCGGGCAGCCCGCCGGGGCGGCCGGCGGCTACCCTGTCGACTACCACTTCGCCACCGGGTTCGTGGCGGGCTTCTTCGGCCCGGGGCAGGCCCCGCCCGGGGCGAACGACTGGTCCTGCCGGCCCACCGCCGCCCATCCGGACCCGGTGGTGCTGGTGCACGGCACCTTCGAGAACCAGAACGACAACTGGCACGCCGCGGCCCCGCTGCTGGCGGACAACGGCTACTGCGTCTATGCCTTCAACTACGGTGCGGCGCAGGGCGATCCGATCCAGGGCACCGGGCCGGTGGCCGTCTCGGCCGGGCAGCTGGCGAGCTTCGTCGACCGGGTGCTCGCCGCGACGGGGGCCGCCGAGGTCGACCTGGTCGGCCACTCCCAGGGCGGGATGATGCCCCGGTACTACCTCAAGTACCTGGGCGGGGCGGCCAAGACCGCCAGACTGGTCTCGCTGGCCGGCTCGCACAACGGCACCACCATCGACGGCATCACCGAACTCGGCCGCCAGATCGGTCTGTTGGAGCCGGCCAACGCCGTGCTCGACCTGGCCTGCCGGGCCTGCGTGGAGCAGGAGGTCGGTTCGCCCTTCCTCGCCGACCTCAACGCGGGCGGCGAGACCGTGCCCGGGGTGGAGTACACGGCGATCACCACCCGCTTCGACGAGGTGGTCACCCCCTACACCAACGCCCTGCTGCCCGCCGCGCCGAACGTCACCGACATCACCCTCCAGGACCAGTGCGCGCTCGACGCCTCGGACCACCTGGAGATCGCGGCCGACCCGATCGCGATGACGGATGTGCTCAACGCGCTCGATCCGGCGCACCCGCGCCCGATCCCGTGCCAGGTGGTGCTCCCGGTGACCGGCCCGCTGCTGTGA
- a CDS encoding right-handed parallel beta-helix repeat-containing protein, translating to MYRPTLVGRTAFAVAATLGLTLPTGAAAAAAAPAAYYVDCSAPAGGSGTAAAPFGSLAEVNSLVLRPGSAVWFKRGTSCPGTLAPSGSGTAAAPITIGAYGTGPLPAINANGGTQAVLLANQSYVQLRDLDLSAPGDNTTTRRGVYVYAADAGTLPGIVLQGLDIHDVRGKLPATTTTGNGTGKYAGASGGIVVEAQGSTTPTAFAGLRIQDNRIHAVDRQGIYTWSNWCRSPRLAAFWNTLCTAPWAPATDLVVSGNRLWDIGGDGIAPMTGQHTLVEHNLLQGFNARSGSPNAGMWTANSVDVTFQYNDTSGGRTTSDGMAYDVDHSTDGVVFQYNYSHDNEGGFFLLCPYNTPTSNFTIRYNISVNDRARGFQVCDGALKNGQIYGNTLYLADGISQQIVTESTSATLDVRFTDNVVARHGSTGTVGWTLNDPAWVVDHNVLYAVPVPAGATNTVTSAPLLAGRELADPWGYRLSAGSSALGAGAAVAGNGGQDYFGTAVPATGPVNAGAHQGPAVTAPAVAETFNSAALPTGWTVSGATLGADPAGGYGSALLLNRQSAADVTAVRAFTAAGGDLRVDARLRAGQTTAPLGLHVLDATGAPVAQFSLAADGYAAYTDAGAWTDSAFAYPAGVWLRVSLVLHPGAGTYELAVDDVPLATGRLTPGAGAPGQLRLRAQAGAGAAAFAADDILVQPLG from the coding sequence TTGTACCGCCCCACCCTCGTGGGCCGCACCGCCTTCGCGGTCGCCGCCACCCTCGGCCTGACCCTCCCCACCGGCGCCGCAGCCGCAGCAGCCGCCCCCGCCGCGTACTACGTCGACTGCTCGGCGCCCGCCGGCGGGTCCGGTACGGCCGCCGCGCCGTTCGGCTCGCTCGCGGAGGTCAACTCCCTCGTGCTGAGGCCGGGTAGCGCTGTCTGGTTCAAGCGCGGCACCAGCTGCCCGGGCACCCTCGCGCCGAGCGGTTCGGGCACCGCCGCCGCGCCGATCACCATCGGCGCGTACGGCACCGGGCCGCTGCCCGCGATCAACGCCAACGGCGGTACCCAGGCGGTGCTGCTGGCCAACCAGTCCTACGTCCAGCTCCGCGACCTCGACCTGAGCGCGCCCGGTGACAACACCACCACCCGGCGCGGAGTCTACGTGTACGCCGCCGATGCGGGCACCCTGCCGGGCATCGTGCTGCAGGGGCTGGACATCCACGACGTGCGCGGCAAGCTGCCGGCCACCACGACCACCGGGAACGGCACCGGCAAGTACGCCGGGGCCTCCGGCGGGATCGTGGTCGAGGCCCAGGGCAGCACCACGCCGACCGCCTTCGCGGGGCTGCGGATCCAGGACAACCGGATCCACGCGGTCGACCGGCAGGGCATCTACACCTGGTCGAACTGGTGCCGCAGCCCGCGGCTGGCCGCGTTCTGGAACACCCTCTGCACCGCGCCCTGGGCACCCGCCACCGATCTGGTGGTGAGCGGCAACCGGCTCTGGGACATCGGCGGCGACGGCATCGCTCCGATGACGGGTCAGCACACCCTGGTGGAGCACAATCTGCTCCAGGGGTTCAACGCTCGCTCCGGCTCGCCCAACGCGGGCATGTGGACGGCGAATTCGGTGGACGTCACCTTCCAGTACAACGACACCTCGGGCGGCCGCACCACCAGCGACGGCATGGCCTACGACGTGGACCACTCCACCGACGGGGTCGTCTTCCAGTACAACTACTCGCACGACAACGAGGGCGGCTTCTTCCTGCTCTGCCCGTACAACACGCCCACCAGCAACTTCACCATCCGGTACAACATCTCGGTGAACGACCGGGCGCGCGGCTTCCAGGTCTGCGACGGGGCGTTGAAGAACGGGCAGATCTACGGCAACACGCTCTACCTCGCCGACGGCATCAGCCAGCAGATCGTCACCGAGTCGACCTCGGCCACCCTGGACGTCCGGTTCACCGACAACGTCGTCGCCCGGCACGGCAGCACCGGCACCGTCGGCTGGACGCTCAACGACCCCGCCTGGGTGGTGGACCACAACGTGCTCTACGCCGTCCCCGTCCCGGCCGGGGCCACCAACACCGTGACCTCGGCGCCCCTGCTGGCGGGGCGCGAGCTGGCCGACCCCTGGGGCTACCGCCTGTCGGCGGGGTCCTCGGCCCTCGGGGCCGGTGCGGCGGTGGCCGGCAACGGCGGTCAGGACTACTTCGGCACGGCGGTCCCGGCCACCGGCCCGGTCAACGCCGGCGCCCACCAGGGGCCGGCCGTCACCGCGCCCGCCGTGGCGGAGACCTTCAACTCGGCTGCCCTGCCCACCGGATGGACCGTCTCGGGCGCCACCCTCGGCGCCGATCCGGCCGGTGGGTACGGCAGTGCGCTGCTGTTGAACCGGCAGAGCGCGGCCGATGTCACGGCGGTGCGGGCGTTCACCGCCGCCGGCGGCGACCTCCGGGTGGACGCCCGGCTGCGGGCGGGCCAGACCACGGCGCCGCTCGGCCTCCACGTGCTGGACGCCACCGGGGCGCCGGTGGCCCAGTTCAGCCTGGCGGCGGACGGGTACGCGGCCTACACCGACGCCGGGGCCTGGACGGACAGCGCCTTCGCCTACCCGGCCGGGGTCTGGCTGCGGGTCTCGCTGGTGCTGCACCCCGGCGCGGGGACCTACGAGCTGGCCGTGGACGACGTGCCGCTGGCCACCGGGCGGCTCACCCCGGGGGCCGGCGCTCCCGGGCAGCTGCGGCTGCGGGCCCAGGCGGGTGCGGGTGCGGCGGCCTTCGCGGCGGATGACATCCTGGTGCAACCGCTGGGCTGA
- a CDS encoding serine hydrolase: MNTRARAAHPVDGPRRTGRPRRATPAVAGTLLAALAVSTATPALAAPAAPVTVSASVGAGAAAPLPPLDPAAIRQAVAGLPDANVNGVLVRITGSAGSFATSAGVGDRESGERPDVDGRFRIGSISKVFTATVLLQLAAEHRVDLDATVQQYLPGLLPAEYPPIKVGQLLNHTSGLPGGRNTTGDDGSTGWFAAHRYDSLTPEQVVAAMKGEPMSFAPGTAQQYNGQNTYVAGLLIERLTGHSYAHEVERRIVKPLHLRDTTVPAADDPRLNRPAAHGYLAVPGPDGGSRLVDVTEQSPWPWAEGGLISSAPDLDRFMTALLGGRLLPPAEQQALFTVPDVPNHSSSHCNTPADAGRACMSTGLERVEINGVTLWGKTGSRPGYVSGVFATRDLARKMVYSFNPTGLQGAEGRYIQRLAAAVLPAPEQAPAAKPAPAPALKPVAAD, encoded by the coding sequence GTGAACACCCGAGCGCGCGCAGCCCACCCGGTCGACGGCCCCCGGCGCACCGGCCGGCCCCGCCGGGCCACGCCGGCCGTCGCCGGCACCCTGCTCGCCGCCCTGGCCGTGAGCACCGCGACCCCCGCGCTCGCCGCGCCGGCCGCACCTGTCACCGTCAGCGCCTCCGTCGGCGCCGGGGCCGCCGCGCCGCTGCCCCCGCTCGACCCGGCCGCCATCCGGCAGGCCGTGGCCGGGCTGCCGGACGCGAACGTGAACGGCGTGCTGGTGCGGATCACCGGCAGCGCGGGCAGCTTCGCCACCAGCGCGGGGGTCGGCGACCGGGAGAGCGGCGAACGGCCGGACGTGGACGGGCGGTTCCGGATCGGGTCGATCTCCAAGGTGTTCACCGCGACCGTGCTGCTCCAGCTGGCAGCCGAGCACCGCGTCGACCTGGACGCCACCGTGCAGCAGTACCTGCCGGGCCTGCTCCCGGCCGAGTACCCGCCGATCAAGGTGGGCCAACTGCTCAACCACACCAGCGGGTTGCCCGGCGGCCGGAACACGACCGGGGACGACGGCAGCACCGGCTGGTTCGCCGCGCACCGGTACGACAGCCTGACCCCGGAGCAGGTGGTGGCCGCCATGAAAGGCGAGCCGATGAGCTTCGCCCCCGGCACCGCCCAGCAGTACAACGGCCAGAACACCTACGTCGCCGGGCTGTTGATCGAACGTCTGACCGGCCACAGCTACGCCCACGAGGTCGAGCGGCGGATCGTCAAGCCGCTGCACCTGCGCGACACCACCGTCCCGGCCGCGGACGACCCCCGGCTGAACCGACCGGCGGCACACGGCTACCTCGCGGTGCCGGGCCCGGACGGCGGCAGCCGGCTGGTGGACGTGACCGAGCAGAGCCCGTGGCCGTGGGCCGAGGGCGGGCTGATCTCCAGCGCGCCCGATCTGGACCGCTTCATGACCGCCCTGCTGGGCGGCCGCCTGCTGCCGCCCGCCGAGCAGCAGGCGCTGTTCACCGTGCCGGACGTGCCCAACCACTCGAGCTCGCACTGCAACACGCCCGCGGACGCCGGCCGCGCGTGCATGAGCACGGGGCTGGAGCGGGTGGAGATCAACGGGGTGACGCTCTGGGGCAAGACCGGCTCCCGGCCCGGCTACGTGAGCGGGGTGTTCGCCACCCGCGACCTGGCCCGGAAGATGGTCTACTCCTTCAACCCGACCGGCCTGCAGGGCGCGGAGGGCAGGTACATCCAGCGTCTGGCCGCCGCCGTCCTGCCCGCCCCCGAACAGGCGCCCGCAGCCAAGCCCGCGCCAGCGCCCGCGCTCAAGCCGGTGGCTGCCGACTAG
- a CDS encoding peptide ligase PGM1-related protein, with protein MTTLHIGNNRTEEMVGDLAHLAPLERVAAGCGAQRMLWFAADGDVLVLPWAPEPFYLAYVTGLTGTRPESLTVVVPPTESGAPATAGEAGSGVLTAARLADPGFRAELGRVLAERAAAGQPVHRVLAIAPNATVAGLATALGLEQALPGAEFVAQGGLALVNSKAVFRALAAGVGVAISPGTVAGSPAEVEAAVNGILESGRSVMLKVEYQGGGFGNEVLTRAERVTPAGAQRAVELPDRAAVADYLAERWGWLTGGRAQRVVVERYFTDAVALYAEYAVLGDRIELHGCGEMLMDPVVVGEITPPVTPEPAVLAELIEQSGRLTEALRAIGYRGTLSADAFLTPKGELYFSEVNARITGSTHLHDALFARLVGPELRGSRTILELAGLTVPSFPEALAAVAAAGLAFDPVARTGVVFSCDFAVADGSVMYCVIAEDAERARSVERRLTALFPAAS; from the coding sequence ATGACGACGCTGCACATCGGCAACAACCGCACCGAGGAGATGGTCGGCGACCTCGCCCACCTGGCGCCGCTGGAGAGGGTGGCCGCCGGGTGCGGGGCTCAGCGGATGCTCTGGTTCGCCGCCGACGGGGACGTGCTGGTGCTGCCCTGGGCGCCCGAACCGTTCTACCTGGCCTACGTGACCGGGCTGACCGGCACCCGGCCGGAGAGCCTCACCGTGGTGGTGCCCCCGACGGAGAGCGGGGCGCCGGCCACGGCGGGGGAGGCCGGGAGCGGGGTGCTCACGGCCGCCCGGCTGGCCGATCCGGGCTTCCGGGCCGAGCTGGGCCGGGTGCTGGCGGAGAGGGCGGCGGCCGGGCAGCCGGTGCACCGGGTGCTGGCCATCGCACCGAACGCCACCGTGGCCGGGCTGGCCACGGCACTCGGGCTCGAACAGGCTCTGCCCGGAGCCGAGTTCGTGGCCCAGGGCGGCCTCGCGCTGGTCAACAGCAAGGCGGTGTTCCGGGCGCTGGCCGCCGGCGTCGGGGTGGCGATCTCGCCCGGCACGGTGGCCGGCAGTCCGGCCGAGGTGGAGGCGGCGGTCAACGGGATCCTGGAGAGCGGCCGGAGTGTGATGCTCAAGGTCGAGTACCAGGGCGGCGGCTTCGGCAACGAGGTGCTCACCCGGGCCGAGCGGGTCACCCCGGCCGGGGCCCAGCGCGCGGTGGAGCTGCCCGACCGGGCGGCGGTGGCCGACTACCTGGCCGAGCGCTGGGGCTGGCTGACCGGCGGCAGAGCCCAACGCGTGGTGGTGGAGCGGTACTTCACCGACGCGGTGGCGCTGTACGCGGAGTACGCCGTGCTCGGGGACCGGATCGAGCTGCACGGCTGCGGCGAGATGCTGATGGACCCGGTGGTGGTCGGCGAGATCACCCCGCCGGTCACCCCGGAGCCCGCCGTGCTGGCCGAACTGATCGAGCAGTCGGGCCGGTTGACCGAGGCGCTGCGGGCGATCGGGTACCGGGGCACGCTCAGCGCGGACGCCTTCCTCACTCCCAAGGGCGAGCTCTACTTCAGCGAGGTCAACGCCCGGATCACCGGCTCCACCCACCTGCACGACGCGCTCTTCGCCCGCCTGGTCGGCCCCGAACTGCGCGGCTCCCGCACCATCCTCGAACTGGCCGGCCTCACCGTGCCCTCCTTCCCCGAGGCGCTGGCGGCCGTGGCGGCGGCCGGGCTGGCCTTCGACCCGGTGGCCCGCACCGGCGTGGTGTTCAGCTGCGACTTCGCGGTGGCCGACGGCAGCGTGATGTACTGCGTGATCGCCGAGGACGCCGAACGGGCCCGCTCGGTGGAACGCCGGCTGACGGCGCTCTTCCCGGCCGCTTCATGA
- a CDS encoding SMP-30/gluconolactonase/LRE family protein gives MHAEIADEYRLTLGEGPAWDAESGRLYWIGIADRQVRWLGADQGAVELATEPGTLAPYRAGEVLLATAGGFELLDTATGATSLVAPVEADRADRRMNDGKCDPSGRLVAGTMLRSEPREPGPLYRLEADGSTTVLLDGLLIPNGLAWPEPDRLWHIDTPTRRIDLYEYPEQGPLGAKVRSLDVSHLPGSPDGMTLDAEGNLWVAFWDGRAVHCLTPEGRLLATVELPVSRVTSCTFGGPGLDTLYITTASAPEESSSGMLFRVQGAGLGHPAQPWSGRS, from the coding sequence GTGCACGCCGAGATCGCCGACGAGTACCGCCTGACCCTGGGCGAGGGCCCGGCCTGGGACGCGGAGAGCGGACGGCTGTACTGGATCGGGATCGCCGACCGGCAGGTGCGGTGGCTCGGCGCGGACCAGGGCGCGGTCGAACTGGCCACCGAGCCGGGCACCTTGGCCCCGTACCGGGCGGGCGAGGTGCTGCTGGCCACGGCCGGCGGCTTCGAGCTGCTCGACACCGCGACCGGGGCGACCAGCCTGGTCGCCCCGGTGGAGGCCGACCGGGCGGACCGGCGGATGAACGACGGCAAGTGCGACCCGTCCGGGCGGCTGGTCGCCGGGACGATGCTCCGGAGCGAGCCGCGCGAGCCGGGCCCGCTCTACCGGCTGGAGGCGGACGGCAGCACCACGGTGCTGCTCGACGGCCTGCTCATCCCCAACGGCCTGGCCTGGCCCGAGCCGGACCGGCTCTGGCACATCGACACCCCGACCCGCCGGATCGACCTCTACGAGTACCCCGAGCAGGGCCCGCTCGGAGCCAAGGTGCGCTCGCTCGACGTCTCCCACCTGCCCGGCTCGCCCGACGGCATGACCCTGGACGCCGAGGGCAACCTCTGGGTGGCCTTCTGGGACGGCCGTGCCGTGCACTGCCTGACCCCCGAAGGCCGGCTGCTGGCCACCGTCGAGCTCCCGGTCAGCCGGGTGACCAGCTGCACCTTCGGCGGCCCCGGCCTCGACACGCTCTACATCACCACGGCGAGCGCGCCGGAGGAGAGCTCCTCCGGCATGCTCTTCCGCGTCCAGGGCGCGGGGCTCGGCCACCCGGCCCAACCCTGGTCCGGCCGAAGCTAG
- a CDS encoding GNAT family N-acetyltransferase, with protein sequence MLLGEKITLRARIESDAAVLRDELLADVRTRSAGDSRPWTPARVTEPVGDLGDSAALFTVAEHGTGEVVGEALLWGIDSHNRLAHLGISLRPAFRGRGYGREVVELLCHYGFTVRGMQRLQVETLAENAAMIAAATGVGFVREGVLRRSSWVYGSFRDEVLLGLLAEEWQDPYAD encoded by the coding sequence ATGCTACTGGGAGAGAAGATCACACTGCGGGCCCGGATCGAGTCGGACGCGGCGGTGCTGCGGGACGAGTTGCTGGCGGACGTCAGGACGCGGTCGGCGGGGGACAGCCGGCCGTGGACGCCGGCGAGGGTGACGGAGCCGGTCGGGGATCTGGGGGATTCGGCCGCCTTGTTCACGGTGGCGGAGCACGGGACGGGGGAGGTGGTGGGGGAGGCGCTGCTCTGGGGGATCGACTCGCACAACCGGCTGGCGCACCTCGGGATCTCGCTGCGGCCGGCGTTCCGCGGGCGGGGGTACGGGCGGGAGGTGGTGGAGTTGCTCTGCCACTACGGGTTCACGGTGCGGGGGATGCAGCGGCTCCAGGTGGAGACGCTGGCCGAGAACGCGGCGATGATCGCGGCCGCGACCGGGGTCGGCTTCGTGCGGGAGGGCGTGCTGCGGCGGTCCTCCTGGGTGTACGGGAGCTTCCGGGACGAGGTGCTGCTCGGGCTGCTCGCGGAGGAGTGGCAGGACCCGTACGCCGACTGA
- a CDS encoding alpha/beta hydrolase has protein sequence MSAIGLAELRDTDFAVLYRAAEAYERLHEEFGGHADAWDGAVADRVRASGWRGEAGEAAGRALLLTTGRLRAAQAELGMVGEVLRGAADALLLAQSQLRQALAEAREAGYGVDADGEVAGPELPEGLAAAQEHDLEERSAAEDRRQEYRARIAAARAQAERADRAADGQLRHHIATAHQGAAGLTLQSAATHRLGPADAPFDALRKALPGPDATPAAVHAWWLSLTPVGREHLLRTHPELLGDRDGLPAAVRDQANRVNLRTLIDGYARKAELSGEERELLAGLRAVRDRLATATGSRPPLLLLGVGATGQGRAVLSWGDPDTARHTCAYVPGLGTTVAAVAGRDADRALHVWQAAERADPAAGTASVVWLGYDPPPGLDRFGEQGLDPAEVLSTERAERGATSYARFLAGLRAAHQGDPAHVTALGHSYGSTTVGLAARLPGGIAAQEVVLVGSPGVGADRADQLAADPGHVWVGEAENDPVTRLPAPRDAAARLLGGVLTAKLGESDQRYFGADPAGEAFGARRFRVADGPAGSFASHSDYLDGPDTPGTLESVDNIGRIVTGQYERVTTQPAR, from the coding sequence TTGAGCGCGATCGGGCTGGCCGAGCTGCGGGACACCGACTTCGCCGTGCTCTACCGGGCCGCCGAGGCGTACGAGCGGCTGCACGAGGAGTTCGGCGGCCACGCCGACGCCTGGGACGGTGCCGTGGCCGACCGGGTGCGGGCCTCGGGGTGGCGGGGCGAGGCGGGTGAGGCGGCCGGCCGGGCGCTGCTGCTGACCACCGGGCGGCTACGGGCCGCGCAGGCCGAACTCGGCATGGTGGGCGAGGTGTTGAGGGGTGCGGCCGATGCCCTGCTGCTGGCCCAGTCGCAGCTCCGACAGGCCCTGGCCGAGGCCCGGGAGGCGGGGTACGGCGTGGACGCGGACGGCGAGGTGGCGGGGCCGGAGCTGCCCGAGGGGCTCGCGGCGGCGCAGGAGCACGACTTGGAGGAGCGGTCCGCCGCCGAGGACCGGCGCCAGGAGTACCGCGCCCGGATCGCGGCCGCCCGCGCCCAGGCGGAGCGGGCCGACCGGGCCGCCGACGGGCAGTTGCGGCACCACATCGCCACCGCGCACCAGGGCGCCGCCGGACTCACCCTGCAGAGCGCCGCCACCCACCGCCTCGGGCCGGCCGACGCCCCGTTCGACGCACTGCGCAAGGCCCTGCCCGGCCCCGACGCCACCCCGGCCGCCGTGCACGCCTGGTGGCTCTCGCTCACCCCGGTCGGCCGCGAACACCTGCTGCGCACCCACCCCGAGCTGCTCGGCGACCGTGACGGCCTGCCGGCCGCCGTCCGCGACCAGGCCAATCGGGTCAACCTCCGCACGCTGATCGACGGTTATGCCAGGAAGGCCGAACTGAGCGGGGAAGAAAGGGAGTTGCTGGCAGGGCTGCGAGCCGTCCGCGACCGGCTGGCCACCGCGACGGGCAGCCGGCCACCCCTGCTGCTGCTCGGGGTCGGGGCGACGGGCCAGGGCCGGGCCGTGCTCTCCTGGGGCGATCCGGACACCGCCCGGCACACCTGCGCGTACGTGCCGGGGCTCGGCACCACGGTGGCGGCGGTGGCCGGGCGGGACGCCGACCGTGCGCTGCACGTCTGGCAGGCCGCCGAGCGGGCCGATCCGGCGGCCGGCACGGCCTCGGTGGTCTGGCTCGGCTACGACCCGCCGCCGGGGCTGGACCGGTTCGGCGAGCAGGGTCTCGACCCCGCCGAGGTGCTGAGCACCGAGCGGGCCGAGCGCGGCGCCACCTCCTACGCCCGGTTCCTGGCCGGGCTGCGGGCCGCGCACCAGGGCGATCCGGCCCATGTGACGGCGCTCGGCCACAGCTACGGCTCCACCACCGTCGGGCTGGCCGCCCGGCTCCCCGGCGGGATCGCCGCACAGGAGGTGGTGCTGGTGGGCAGCCCGGGCGTCGGCGCCGACCGGGCCGACCAGCTGGCCGCCGACCCGGGCCACGTCTGGGTGGGCGAGGCCGAGAACGACCCGGTCACCCGCCTGCCCGCGCCCCGGGACGCCGCCGCGCGGCTGCTCGGCGGTGTGCTGACCGCCAAGCTCGGCGAGAGCGACCAGCGGTACTTCGGCGCCGATCCGGCCGGCGAGGCGTTCGGCGCCCGGCGGTTCCGGGTGGCCGACGGCCCGGCCGGGTCCTTCGCCTCGCACTCGGACTACCTGGACGGCCCGGACACCCCCGGCACCCTGGAGTCCGTCGACAACATCGGCCGGATCGTGACCGGGCAGTACGAGCGGGTCACCACTCAACCTGCTCGCTGA
- a CDS encoding zinc-binding dehydrogenase, whose product MSTPSTPSAASTATMRAAVIERYGGPEEFALRELPEPVAGPGQCLIDVTYAGVNYADLHCRQGEYQELPLPAVLGADVVGRRRGDGARVAALLRTGGGYAEVACAEQAFTVELPASVSDEQGIALLEQGTTALGALDLLGRLRAGEVVAVTAAAGGVGHLAVQLARESGAGKVVGLASTAAKRGFVRSLGAQVTLDPADPELGARLAEQRIDLFVDSLGGPVLRAGFAALAPFGRLLSVGARSDGPEESFGVAELADNSAGVLAFWLHHVLADRARYTGLTDRLFRLAGEKRLVARIDRTVPLAEVGAAHRALAARETMGKVLVDVRA is encoded by the coding sequence ATGAGCACCCCGAGCACCCCGAGCGCCGCGAGTACCGCGACCATGCGGGCGGCGGTGATCGAACGGTACGGCGGGCCCGAGGAGTTCGCCCTCCGCGAGCTGCCCGAGCCGGTGGCGGGGCCGGGTCAGTGCCTGATCGACGTGACCTACGCCGGGGTCAACTACGCCGATCTGCACTGCCGCCAGGGCGAGTACCAGGAGCTGCCGCTGCCGGCGGTGCTCGGGGCGGACGTGGTCGGGCGCCGTCGCGGCGACGGTGCCCGGGTCGCCGCGCTGCTGCGCACCGGCGGTGGGTACGCCGAAGTGGCCTGCGCCGAGCAGGCGTTCACGGTCGAGCTGCCGGCCTCCGTCAGCGACGAGCAGGGGATCGCGCTGCTCGAACAGGGCACGACCGCCCTCGGCGCGCTCGACCTGCTCGGGCGGCTGCGCGCGGGCGAGGTGGTGGCCGTGACGGCGGCGGCCGGCGGGGTCGGGCACCTGGCGGTGCAGCTGGCCCGGGAGTCGGGGGCGGGGAAGGTGGTGGGGCTGGCTTCGACCGCCGCCAAACGGGGGTTCGTCCGCTCGCTCGGCGCCCAGGTCACCCTCGACCCGGCCGATCCGGAGCTCGGGGCCCGGCTCGCCGAGCAGCGGATCGACCTGTTCGTGGATTCACTGGGCGGCCCGGTGCTGCGGGCCGGCTTCGCGGCGCTGGCCCCGTTCGGCCGGCTGCTCAGCGTGGGCGCCCGGTCCGACGGACCCGAGGAGTCCTTCGGGGTGGCCGAGCTGGCCGACAACTCGGCCGGGGTGCTGGCCTTCTGGCTGCACCACGTGCTGGCCGACCGGGCGCGGTACACCGGGCTCACCGACCGCCTCTTCCGGCTGGCCGGAGAGAAGCGGCTGGTGGCCCGGATCGACCGCACCGTCCCGCTCGCGGAGGTCGGTGCGGCGCACCGGGCACTGGCCGCGCGCGAGACCATGGGGAAGGTGCTGGTCGACGTCAGGGCCTGA